The genomic segment AATCAGTTGCTGATCCACGTCTTTGGTCAGGAAGACGGCGATACGGCCAATCTGGTGGCGGTGTTCGACAATCTGGGCAAAGGGGCGTCGGGCTCGGCGGTGCAGAATCTCAACCTCGTCCTCGGCCTCGAAGAAACCGCCGGACTGCTTTGATATGAAAGCCGTTTGGCTCGCTCTGGCCCTCACGGTTGCGCCGGTTTTTGTCCAGTCCGCGCCAGCGTCTCCTGTCGCTTCGGTGGCACCGGTGGCGGAAAAGGCTGAAACCTCTGAATATAAGGGCGGCTTTCCTTGGGTGACCTTTATCCTCCTGTTTGTGGTGTTTGGCGGCTTGACGATGTTCCGCAAAAAGGACCAATCTTCCCCCGATGTGACGGATAAGGACAAGGCGTCGTAATGGGACCTCTGACCAGCATTGCCATTCTTCTGATGATCTGGTGGGTGACTCTGTTTGCCATTCTGCCGTTTGGCAATGTGAGCCATCACGAAGCCGGTATCGAGACGAAGGACGGCGGCGACCCCGGCGCGCCGGTCTTCCACAATCTCAAAAAGAAGCTGCTGATCAACACGGTCGTGGCCGTGGTGGTGTGGGCC from the Asticcacaulis excentricus genome contains:
- a CDS encoding DUF1467 family protein encodes the protein MGPLTSIAILLMIWWVTLFAILPFGNVSHHEAGIETKDGGDPGAPVFHNLKKKLLINTVVAVVVWAIVMVIVQFGLIPLPEIPAA